A single window of Achromobacter xylosoxidans DNA harbors:
- a CDS encoding sigma-70 family RNA polymerase sigma factor produces the protein MDSHLARNARFASIYKDDHPWLERRLRDGLRNREDAQDVASETFTQLLQAPALHQLHEPRAMLVTIARRITWRLWRRRELERAWLDMLRIQPELVEPSAESRYQTLQALQALDAVLDGLSSKARMAFLYSQLDGMTHVDIAGRLDVSPTMVRKYIAQALQRCCAVFDA, from the coding sequence GTGGACTCCCATCTGGCCAGAAACGCCCGCTTCGCCAGCATCTACAAAGACGATCATCCGTGGCTCGAGCGGCGCTTGCGCGATGGCCTGCGCAACCGGGAAGATGCGCAGGACGTCGCCAGCGAGACCTTCACCCAGCTGCTGCAGGCGCCGGCGCTGCACCAGTTGCACGAGCCGCGCGCGATGCTGGTCACGATCGCGCGGCGCATCACCTGGCGGCTCTGGCGCAGGCGTGAACTGGAGCGGGCCTGGCTCGACATGCTGCGCATCCAGCCCGAACTGGTGGAACCCTCGGCGGAGAGCCGCTACCAGACCTTGCAGGCATTGCAGGCCCTGGACGCCGTGCTCGATGGCCTGTCCTCCAAGGCCCGCATGGCGTTTCTCTACAGCCAGCTCGACGGCATGACGCACGTCGATATCGCCGGCCGCCTGGATGTGTCTCCCACGATGGTGCGCAAGTACATCGCCCAGGCCTTGCAGCGCTGCTGCGCGGTGTTCGACGCATGA
- a CDS encoding FecR family protein, whose protein sequence is MSATPAAAAREAAIAWRLCLSGGAATEADQRAFEAWLAASPSHQAAWHHLEAALGSALHAIDPRLLSASGALRRSLLRPQEAQRRRLNKLLLTAGGLVGGAVCLDRFLPLTHVAADYLTATGQRRTVALPDGAIMELDARTAASVDFSGGRRRVRLEAGAIVVRLADGADAVGGASPLRIQTAQGTVLPRSGSVLVRCAEDRSQCVALTGQAGIVTVGGQQRLLAEGEGAWFDAHRIDPVQAAQTHAAAWQEGRIEVHDEPLQRVVDALARYRPGWIRVSAAASRLRVSGLFPLDDTERALEALRHTQPITLRRFGAWLVMIDVAARQA, encoded by the coding sequence ATGAGCGCCACGCCCGCCGCCGCGGCGCGCGAAGCCGCCATTGCCTGGCGGCTCTGTCTGTCCGGGGGCGCGGCCACGGAGGCCGACCAGCGCGCATTCGAGGCCTGGTTGGCCGCCAGTCCGTCGCACCAAGCGGCCTGGCACCACCTGGAGGCGGCGCTCGGCAGCGCGCTGCACGCCATCGATCCCCGTCTGTTGAGCGCTTCCGGCGCGTTGCGGCGCTCCTTGCTGCGGCCGCAGGAGGCCCAGCGGCGTCGGCTGAACAAGCTGCTCCTGACCGCTGGCGGACTGGTCGGCGGCGCCGTCTGCCTGGACCGGTTCCTGCCGCTGACCCACGTGGCGGCGGACTACCTGACCGCCACCGGACAGCGCCGTACCGTGGCCTTGCCCGATGGCGCCATCATGGAACTGGACGCGCGCACCGCGGCCAGCGTCGATTTTTCGGGCGGGCGGCGGCGGGTGCGACTGGAAGCGGGCGCCATCGTCGTGAGGTTGGCCGACGGCGCCGACGCGGTTGGCGGAGCGTCACCGCTGCGCATCCAGACCGCGCAAGGCACGGTGCTGCCGCGCAGCGGCAGCGTGCTGGTGCGATGCGCCGAGGATCGCAGCCAGTGCGTGGCGCTGACCGGACAGGCCGGGATCGTCACCGTGGGCGGCCAGCAGCGCCTGCTGGCCGAGGGGGAGGGCGCGTGGTTCGACGCGCACAGGATCGACCCGGTCCAGGCGGCGCAGACCCATGCGGCCGCCTGGCAGGAAGGGCGGATCGAGGTCCACGACGAGCCGCTGCAACGGGTGGTCGATGCGCTGGCGCGCTATCGCCCCGGCTGGATCCGGGTGTCCGCCGCCGCCAGCCGCCTGCGGGTGTCCGGCCTGTTCCCGCTGGACGATACCGAGCGCGCCCTCGAGGCCCTGCGCCACACGCAGCCGATCACCCTGCGCCGCTTCGGCGCCTGGCTGGTGATGATCGACGTCGCGGCGCGGCAGGCCTGA
- a CDS encoding TonB-dependent siderophore receptor, which produces MFCFRSPASRALAALAFASAVPVQAQVAQEVRSYRIAAGPLDVALTQIARTAGAVISYSPELVAGKMAPAVAGDLTLRQAAGRALADSGLELSTAADGTLTLRRSAAGVATLAPVNVEGATLGPVTEGSGAYTIGSMSTATKFQLSQRETPQSISVVTRQQMDDRGFQSLDEVARDTTGLTTRQIGGGERTQFFSRGFEISSFLADGVPLAYDYDTQGVATLAMYDHVEVLRGASGLMTGVGNPSGTINLVRKRPTSTPQFSVTTSAGSWDNYRGEVDGSGPLNASGSVRARGVVAYQDSRTFKKAYEHQRQLYYGTIEADLGANTTLSVGGYYNREDNPGADWNGLPTRRDGSFYDFNRSTRLTPDWAYWNKENSSLFAELDHRFANGWKGRVTARVLRSKLDMLGTYLYPLEDSEDFGQGAGQYAYDKTQHSIDGYLSGPFQLLGRTHELVLGGSFRRNKDDDGPGGWPTDYNVIVDPMNWDSSAVPKPAFTYPWSRKGHQRLSSAYATTRLSLADPLTLMLGARVDSYEYRMTLKSGDYVDPAGYKVSNEITPYAGLVYDLDAHHSVYASWTSIFQPQNYQTATGALLDPVTGTNLEAGVKGEYFDGRLNASAAIFQINQRNLPITQLQSTCANPTQSCYSQAGEVRSRGVELELAGTLTPGWQVMAGYTYNQSTYLKDSENGPAGTRYDTQTPRHLFKLSTMVTLPGALNAWRVGGAVRLQSPISLPRYNVRQAGYGIVDTVVSYQASRNLDLRLNVYNIFDKYYYQAIGSTQDNNHFGAPRSFLLTAKYTF; this is translated from the coding sequence ATGTTCTGCTTCAGGTCCCCGGCTTCCCGCGCGCTGGCCGCGCTCGCCTTCGCCAGCGCCGTCCCGGTCCAGGCGCAAGTCGCCCAGGAGGTCCGGTCGTATCGCATCGCGGCCGGCCCGCTCGACGTCGCGCTGACCCAGATCGCGCGGACCGCGGGCGCGGTGATCTCGTATTCGCCCGAACTGGTGGCCGGCAAGATGGCGCCAGCGGTCGCTGGCGACCTGACGCTGCGGCAGGCCGCCGGGCGCGCGCTGGCCGACTCGGGCCTGGAGCTGTCCACGGCGGCGGATGGCACCCTGACGCTGCGGCGGAGCGCGGCAGGCGTTGCCACGCTGGCGCCGGTGAATGTCGAAGGCGCCACGCTGGGGCCGGTCACCGAGGGCTCGGGCGCGTACACGATCGGTTCGATGAGCACCGCGACCAAGTTCCAGTTGTCCCAGCGCGAGACGCCGCAGTCGATCAGCGTGGTGACGCGGCAGCAGATGGATGACCGGGGCTTCCAGTCATTGGATGAGGTGGCGCGCGATACCACGGGCCTGACCACGCGCCAGATCGGCGGCGGCGAGCGGACCCAGTTCTTCTCGCGCGGGTTCGAGATCAGCTCCTTCCTGGCCGATGGCGTGCCGCTGGCCTATGACTACGACACGCAGGGCGTCGCCACCCTGGCGATGTATGACCACGTGGAGGTGCTGCGAGGCGCGTCCGGGCTGATGACCGGCGTGGGCAATCCGTCGGGCACGATCAATCTGGTGCGCAAGCGGCCGACCTCCACGCCGCAATTCTCGGTGACGACCAGCGCGGGCAGCTGGGACAACTACCGTGGCGAGGTCGATGGGTCGGGGCCCCTGAACGCCAGCGGCAGCGTGCGCGCGCGTGGCGTGGTCGCCTACCAGGATTCGCGCACCTTCAAGAAGGCGTACGAGCATCAGCGGCAGCTGTACTACGGCACGATCGAGGCCGACCTGGGCGCGAACACCACGCTGAGCGTGGGCGGCTACTACAACCGCGAGGACAACCCGGGCGCCGACTGGAACGGCCTGCCGACGCGGCGTGATGGCTCGTTCTATGACTTCAATCGGTCGACCCGCCTGACCCCCGACTGGGCCTACTGGAACAAGGAGAACTCCAGCCTGTTCGCCGAGCTGGACCACCGTTTCGCGAACGGCTGGAAAGGCCGGGTGACGGCCCGCGTGCTGCGCTCGAAGCTGGACATGCTGGGCACATATCTCTATCCCCTGGAGGATTCCGAGGACTTCGGCCAGGGCGCGGGCCAATACGCCTACGACAAGACGCAGCACAGCATCGACGGCTACCTGAGCGGTCCGTTCCAGCTGCTGGGCCGCACCCACGAACTGGTGCTGGGCGGCAGCTTTCGCCGCAACAAGGACGATGACGGCCCGGGCGGCTGGCCCACGGATTACAACGTGATCGTCGATCCCATGAACTGGGATTCCAGCGCGGTGCCCAAGCCCGCGTTCACCTACCCGTGGTCGCGCAAGGGCCACCAGCGCTTGTCCAGCGCGTACGCCACCACCCGGCTCAGCCTGGCCGATCCCCTGACGCTGATGCTGGGGGCGCGGGTCGATTCGTATGAATACCGCATGACGCTGAAGTCCGGCGACTACGTCGATCCGGCCGGCTACAAGGTGAGCAATGAGATCACGCCCTACGCCGGGCTGGTCTACGACCTGGACGCCCACCACTCGGTGTATGCCAGCTGGACCTCGATTTTCCAACCACAGAACTACCAGACGGCGACGGGCGCGTTGCTGGATCCGGTGACGGGCACCAATCTGGAGGCCGGGGTCAAGGGTGAGTACTTCGATGGCAGGCTCAATGCCAGCGCCGCGATTTTCCAGATCAACCAGCGCAACCTGCCGATCACGCAGTTGCAGTCCACCTGCGCGAATCCGACCCAGTCGTGCTATTCGCAAGCGGGCGAGGTGCGGAGCCGGGGGGTGGAGCTGGAACTGGCCGGCACCTTGACGCCGGGTTGGCAGGTCATGGCCGGCTACACCTACAACCAGTCCACGTACCTCAAGGATTCGGAGAACGGTCCGGCCGGCACGCGCTATGACACGCAGACGCCGCGCCACCTGTTCAAGCTGTCCACCATGGTCACGCTGCCCGGCGCGCTGAACGCATGGCGCGTGGGCGGCGCGGTCCGCCTGCAAAGTCCGATCAGCCTGCCGCGCTACAACGTGCGGCAGGCGGGCTATGGCATTGTCGATACGGTCGTGTCGTACCAGGCGAGCCGCAACCTGGATCTGCGCCTGAACGTGTACAACATCTTCGACAAGTACTACTACCAGGCGATCGGCAGCACCCAGGACAACAACCATTTCGGCGCGCCGCGGTCGTTCCTGCTGACCGCCAAATACACTTTCTGA
- a CDS encoding RidA family protein — MSSRITPALSSLAFINPPGLYDPRPNGYSHVAVADTPARLVFAAGQGGENSRGELSPDFLVQVRQALDNVQTALHAAGATLFDVAKLTVLVVDHTQERLALFSNEIKSRWGIHLAPACTLIPVPRLALDGMLVEIEATALLPL; from the coding sequence ATGTCGTCCCGCATCACCCCCGCCTTGTCCTCGCTCGCCTTCATCAACCCACCGGGCCTGTACGACCCCCGCCCCAATGGCTACTCGCATGTGGCCGTGGCCGACACGCCCGCCCGGCTGGTGTTCGCGGCCGGCCAGGGTGGCGAAAACAGCCGGGGCGAACTATCCCCTGACTTCCTCGTCCAGGTGCGCCAGGCGCTGGACAACGTGCAGACCGCCCTGCACGCGGCCGGCGCCACCCTGTTCGATGTGGCCAAGCTGACGGTGCTGGTGGTCGACCACACCCAGGAACGCCTGGCGCTGTTCTCCAACGAGATCAAGTCGCGCTGGGGCATCCACCTGGCGCCCGCCTGCACCCTGATCCCGGTGCCGCGGCTGGCGCTCGACGGCATGCTGGTCGAGATCGAGGCGACGGCGCTGCTGCCGCTCTGA
- a CDS encoding methyl-accepting chemotaxis protein has translation MLKNLKIRTGLLAVLAIFVLALAVATGMGWLYALDADTAVDDLNSVATEQTRPLYDTQTLLLRSRLTLVAAYLDIVSGKGSQAQGSIDQATQYLREARKRFAVYQQVPKNTEAGAKLASELDSVFNGYVRSIETLEQALQKQSAEGYAAAVADTRGADARFVERVNGFLEHTERRSAAINTASDQRYDRAELSTIIMLALAAVLALGCWRFISRQVLQPLKDAALHFDRIASGDLTQRVAVNSDNEIGVLFMALKRMQESLTRTVAEVRRSVTEINTGAAEIASGNTNLSSRTEEQAASLEETAASMEELATAVKQNTEHAHQANGLAAESRGVALRGGVAVGQVVETMARISESSRRIAEIVSVIDGIAFQTNILALNAAVEAARAGEQGKGFAVVAGEVRTLAQRSAQAAREVKDLIEQSSSNVDNGAQQVRVAGDTMQEIVASVQRVTHIMAEITEASTEQSLGIDQINRAVTQMDDVTQQNAALVEEAAAAAASLEEQAKRLAATAAFFKLPAETVIDVTPQAIAAPLRAAYVA, from the coding sequence ATGCTGAAGAACCTGAAGATACGCACCGGCCTGCTGGCCGTCCTGGCCATCTTCGTCCTGGCGCTGGCGGTCGCCACCGGCATGGGCTGGCTGTATGCGCTCGACGCCGACACGGCGGTGGACGACCTGAACTCGGTCGCCACCGAACAGACCCGCCCGCTCTATGACACCCAGACGTTGCTGCTGCGCAGCCGGCTGACGCTGGTGGCCGCCTACCTGGACATCGTGTCCGGCAAGGGCAGCCAGGCGCAAGGCAGCATCGACCAGGCCACGCAATACCTGCGCGAGGCGCGCAAGCGCTTCGCCGTGTACCAGCAGGTGCCCAAGAACACCGAGGCCGGCGCCAAGCTTGCCAGCGAACTGGACAGCGTCTTCAACGGCTACGTGCGCAGCATCGAAACCCTGGAGCAGGCGCTGCAGAAGCAGTCGGCGGAAGGCTACGCGGCCGCGGTCGCCGACACGCGCGGCGCCGACGCCCGCTTCGTCGAGCGGGTCAATGGCTTCCTGGAGCACACCGAACGCCGCAGTGCCGCCATCAACACGGCTTCCGACCAGCGTTACGACCGGGCGGAACTGTCCACCATCATCATGTTGGCCCTGGCCGCCGTCCTGGCGCTGGGCTGCTGGCGCTTCATCAGCCGCCAGGTGCTGCAACCGCTGAAAGACGCCGCCCTGCATTTCGACCGCATCGCGTCGGGCGACCTGACCCAGCGCGTCGCGGTGAACTCGGACAACGAAATCGGCGTCCTGTTCATGGCGCTCAAGCGCATGCAGGAGAGCCTGACCCGTACTGTCGCCGAGGTGCGCCGCAGCGTCACCGAAATCAATACCGGCGCCGCCGAGATCGCCTCGGGCAACACCAATCTGTCGTCCCGCACCGAGGAACAGGCCGCCTCGCTGGAGGAAACCGCCGCCTCCATGGAAGAGCTCGCCACCGCGGTCAAGCAGAACACCGAGCATGCGCACCAGGCCAACGGTCTCGCGGCCGAAAGCCGCGGGGTCGCGCTGCGCGGCGGAGTAGCGGTCGGCCAGGTGGTGGAAACCATGGCCCGGATCTCGGAAAGCTCGCGCCGCATCGCCGAGATCGTCTCGGTGATCGACGGCATCGCCTTCCAGACCAATATCCTGGCCTTGAACGCCGCGGTCGAGGCGGCCCGCGCCGGCGAGCAGGGCAAGGGTTTCGCCGTGGTCGCCGGCGAAGTGCGCACGCTGGCCCAGCGCAGCGCCCAGGCCGCCCGGGAAGTGAAAGACCTGATCGAGCAATCCTCCAGCAATGTCGACAACGGCGCGCAGCAAGTGCGCGTGGCGGGCGACACCATGCAGGAAATCGTCGCCTCGGTGCAGCGCGTCACCCACATCATGGCGGAGATCACCGAAGCCTCGACCGAACAGTCCCTCGGCATCGACCAGATCAACCGCGCCGTCACCCAGATGGACGACGTCACCCAGCAGAATGCGGCGCTGGTCGAGGAAGCCGCGGCCGCGGCCGCATCGCTGGAAGAGCAGGCCAAGCGCCTGGCGGCCACCGCGGCGTTCTTCAAGCTGCCGGCCGAGACCGTCATCGACGTGACGCCGCAGGCCATCGCCGCGCCGCTGCGCGCGGCCTACGTCGCCTGA